A window of Stegostoma tigrinum isolate sSteTig4 chromosome 45, sSteTig4.hap1, whole genome shotgun sequence genomic DNA:
ATAGAGGGTGTTACCCAGAAGAacgtgcaggagcagagagacctgggcaTAAGTCACTAAAGGTTACGTGACAGGTAGAGTGAGTAGTTATCTGGAGCATACAATATCATAATATTTATGGTATTTCATACCATTAATATTATTAAtggatgtattcaagaggtggcgagatacagcacttggggtgaatggggtcaaaggttatggggagaaagcaggattaggctactgagttgggtAATCAGCCATGagtgtgaagaatggcagagcaggctcgaagggcccaatggcctcttcatgctcctatcttctatgtttctatatcgGAGACTACAAGAGTAATGAGATTGCGGTTAACTAATATAAGATATCAGTAATacctcataaaaaccaaaagaactgcggatgctgtaaatcaggaacaaaaacaaagttgctgggaaagctcagcaggtctggcagcatctgtgaagcagaaaacagagttaacgtttcgggtcctggtgacccttcctcagtaatagcattgtgtgctgttctggGAACCGCGCTTTAGGAATGATGTGAACACATTAGACAGAGCGCAGAAAGGATTTGAAAGAATGGTCCAGGTAGGAGGATGGGTTGGAATAGTTGGGAGTGTTTCCCTCTGAGAGAAGGCTGAAAGAAGGTTcggcagaagcttccaaaatacTGAGCAGCGTGGACagagtagattgggagaaaccctTCCCACTCGCCAAAGGattgagaacaagagggcacaaaTATAAGGCAATTTCTGAAGGAAACAAATCTGAGGCGAGAAGAAAACTCTTTCACACTAAAGTAGATGGGATTTTGAATGCACCGCTTTGAAGTGCAGCAAAGTTAGGTTCACTTGAGGCATTCAAATGGACATCAGCTGATTATTTAGAAACAGTATTATTCAGAGTTGTAGAGAAATAGGAGGAGGTCAGCACTGATTAAAATACTCATTCAGAAACTGGtgcaaacacaatgggccaaatggcctgctcttgaACTGTTAACAAATCTGTGATTTATCTAATTCCTTTTGAAAATCACCGTTGAATCTGCTCGCATTACCCTgtctagaattgaacacaatacttcaATTAAAGTCTAACCAGTGCTGTGAAAAGGTTTTGCCTAACTCACTTTGCTCTTACACCCACTAATAACCCAGGAATACATAGGTGAGTACATAAGATAAGAACACTTTTAAAGAATGATTAAAAACAGAGTTTCAAATTCCTACCATGTGTCATAAGTTTACTTTGTAATATGTGAACGTTAATAATTATACATTGAATGTATATAACATGTTACTTTGATTTACTTAACTGCATTCTCAGACaggaaggtgatggcctcatgatattatcactagactattaatccagagacacaggtaacatcctggggacctgaATTTGATTTCAAATTAAACTTTGGAGGTAAGAGTCTAATGAGAAGATTACAGAATCcctgtggaagcaggtcatttaagCCCACACCCCcgctctgaaaagcatcccactgagactcaccctcccaccctatccctgcaactttgcattttccatggctaactcaactatcctgcacatccctggatactatgttcaatgtagcatggccaatccaactaacctgcacatctttggactgtgggaggaaactgcagcacccacaggaaacccacacagacacagcagaATGTgcagacagagatagtaggaactgccgatgctggagaatctgagataatgtggtgtagagctggatgaacacagcaggccaagcagcatcagaggagcaggaaagctgacgttttgggcctagatccttcttcagaaatgggggaggggaagggggttctgacataaatagggagaggcggatagaagatggatagaggagaagataggtggagaggagacagacaggtcaaagaggcgggggtagagccagtgaaggtgagtgtaggtggggatttagggaggggataggtcattccatggaggacggacaggtcatggagatgggatgaggctggtacgTAGATGgcagtgcggcttgaggtgggaggagggaatatgtgggagaacagacaggttagggaggcgggaatgagctgggctgtgttttgggatgcagtggggggaggggagattttgaagcttgtgaagtccacatggagccctgcagcccaatggtatcaatgtggacttcacaagcttcaaaatctcccctccccccactgcatcccaaaacacagcccagctcattcccgcctccctaacctgtctgttctcccacatattccctcctcccacctcaagtcccacccccatctccaacctactagcctcatcccacctccttgacctgtcccctccctaccaccccacttacactcacctttactggctctatccccacctctttgacctgtctgtctcctctccccctatcttctcctctatccatcttctatccgccttcccctccctatttatttcagaacccgccatcccctcccccagttctgaagaagggtctaggcccgaaacgtcagctttcctgctcctctgatcctgcctggcctgctgtgttcatccagctctacaccttattgtctCAGAATGTGCAGACACCTGCAGTtagaatcgaacctgtgtccctggcactgtgaggcagcagtgctaatcaccatGCCATCCTGATGACTGGGAGGCCATTGCCATTaacaaaagcccatctggctcactgatgtcctttagggaaggacattgCTGTCCAACGTTTCTGGCTACAtttgactctggacccacagcaactTTTACTAACCCATTTCCAATTGCGCAGAAGTTAATCAATTCTGGATTCgcccatgaatgaattattttttaaaaaatgtcattttcAAAGATTTATGTACTCTAATGATATCCCAGGCCCCTCCTAGggaccactgcctcacagcaccagggacctgggttccattccaccctcgggtgcctgtctgtgtggagtttgcacattctccctgtgtctgggtgagttttctcccacagtccaaacatgtgcagttgAGGATGGATGGACTGTCctggtgtccaggaatgtgtgggCTGGTTGGGGTACTCTTGGCAGTCAGCAGATACttcatgggctgaatagcctgctcccacagtgtagggattctatgattctctctgTTGCTGTACTCTTTTTAAAGTTGTAGTGTTTAAATACAGTTCACCAAGCCACATGAGGAGAAGTTAGACTGTGTGACCAGAGGTTtggtcaagcagcatcctaaAAAGGTGAGAGAGACACAATGAGTTTgagaaggaaattccagagcttaggaccTTGGCAGCTAAAGGCAAGGCTGTGAATGAGAGTGCAGTGAAAATTGAggtggcattttaaaaaaaactgaacaggaAGTCTGCAGAGGTCTTCACATGTTTGTAGGTTCTGGAGCAAGGGAGGGGTGGATGTGTTTGAACATTGCCAAACTAGGAGGCAGCGTAGTTTAGCGCGCAAAAGGGCAAATGTGACTAGGTGCGGATTAGGATGAGGCAGCTTAGTTTTGGATGAGCTGAAGTTTGCTGAGGGTGGAAGGTGCAAACCAAGCAGAAGACTATTGGAATAGTCGAGCCAAGATGTGACAAAACAAAGAAATTCTCTTCAATCCTACCCAAATTGACTGTCATGTTTCGTACATTAGAACAGTGACTACAGTTCAAAAGTAATTTGTTGGACAGTGAAGCATTTTGGGGCATCCTGAGGTAATGCAAGGTACGATAAAAATACAACATGTTTCTTCCTAACACACTCAAATTCTCTCTCCAGTATCCCTTGGATAATCTGAGGCACGACGCGTATACTCCACAGCCCAGCTCCTCTGTGGCCACATCACAAATAAAACACAACCAGTAAACATGTTGTATCATTTCTTTTATTGTGGACATTTAGGGTCATAGTTGGTAACTGTCAGCAGAATGCAACAGCAGTTCTTGGACACATGTTCCTTTTATAGTAATCTGAATAAATTACAAGCATCTACGATTGTGAATTGATTCTGCTTTCAAACAGGCTTAACTTTTCTGATTACGCAACTTGGTTTAACAAAGGTTCATCTGGATTTATACAATAATGCAACTTCGAAACCTGTCTGTAAGTTTCATATTCGGATCGCCTCTTGATTCTGAAGTGAGCAGTCGCTAAGAGTAAAACTCTCTCCTCTATTCAAACTGTTGGTTCACCTCGGCTCGGAATTTCCTTGATCTGTCAGGGTAATTTTCACAATGTTTTTGAAGTTTGTTGTGGAAAGAAAGGAAACAcactgcattcttgaactgtgAACTAAAAACATGAAACTATGGAAAATGCCAGTGAGGCAGcaaggatggagagagagagagagagagagagagagagagagagaaacagcgaaCATTTAAGGTTGATGAACTTTCATCGGAAAGAATGACCTGTATTTCCATTGCACCTTGCCATAATCCTAAGAAACCAATAGACCCCATACAGCTAAGGAATCATCTTCCGTGAACTGCATTCCTGTTGTTAAGCTGGAGACACAACTGAGATGTGCACTGAGTGGTAGGATGGTAATGTTACTTTACCAGCAATCCAGAGGCTCAAACTAATGCTCTGAAGATGTGAATTTGGGTCCTACCATGGTGAATCATGAAAATTTAATTCTAGAAAAATCTGAAGCTAGAAGATTGTCACgtccaattgtgaatggtggtggacaattaacaGGAGGAGGTgaaccccatcctcaatgatgggagtgCCTagctcatcagtgcaaaaggcaaCACTGATGCATTTACATCTGTCTTCAACTAGAGCTGCCAAGTTGACAATCCATCTTGGACCCTTCTTGAGGTCCCAAGCatcacagacaccagtcttcaatTTATTTGGGTACTTGTTCTCCAAAACTACTCACACACCTAGCCAAGCTaatccagtacaattacaacacagaCATCATGTGGAAAGTCACTCAGGTTGAAAATCAGGGGCAAATCTATCTCTTTGACAGGAAtagcctgctcactgatgctcccTTTGATTCGCTTGAGACCCACCAgaaccattcagctcctgacttcattacagccctGGGCCAATCATGGAAAAATAAGCTGAATTCCAAAAGCAGGGTGTAGAGGCTTGTCACTGAAATCAAGACAGTATTCATTCTTTCCACAACCCTCATGGTTTCATAAACCagtataaagtcacccctcagcctccgacactccagggaaaatagtcccagtctattcagcctctccctgcagctcaaaccctccaaccccggcaacatccttgtaaatcttttctgaaccctttcaagtttcacaacatctttcctgtagcagggagaccaggattgaacgcagtattccaaaagtgtcctgTGGGGAGGAGTGAGGTCACTGCTTAGGATGAGGGTGAACAGTTAAAGAATGAGATGAGTATCCTGAGACCTGCTTATTTTTATAAGTTTATAACATGCCAATTATCAGTTAGGATCAGGTAGCTCAGCCAAAGATGGAGACTGAGCCGAGAACTGTCCAGTTTGTTTGGCCCATTTGATTCACCatcaggcaggctgcttgacagtggATTTATTTTAATGTTACCAACTTCTTCCCTCATTCATTTTTGTCAGGTTTAAACCGGGCAATGGTTATAAATGCTGTGACCTCTCCAGGCTGGAAGTACATGGTTCAGACTCTCCAGTTGTCAGAAAATTCTTGAGCAGGCTGCAAGTGCTCAACGGCATTATTTTCGGACAGTACTTTGGAAGTGGAAACAGTTAAGATGCTGGAATAAGTACAACTATTTTATTACAGTTTTGTAAGGTTTATGCTCCCAGTAAGTGTTTATATATCTGCAGCATTTACTGGTATGCATGCTCGCCATTAAAGCAATCTGATTTCATCCTATAATCCAGAAAACTCCAAAATTCAGAAATAATTTACTGGGAAGCCTGACAGACATTATCAAAGAGAAATGAATAGAAGGTTCTGTTAGAGAGAATTGAAGAGGTTGGGCGGGGTGCAAGGGAAGGGCAGGAGCCTTGTTTGAAGCATAAACATCAGCACAGACTTTATGGAGTAGAACGGTCTGCTTTGTTGCTTCAAATTGTAGGTAGTTTGGTCATAATGTTTCATTAACTTACTCGAAAATGAGCGTTATGCAACCAATCAAAATTGAGCCGGCTGATAGACCCACAATCAGATAAATGGATTCATTCAGATCTAGCCTGTCTATTGGAAGAACAAGGTGAAACGTTAGAAtcttgcagtgcagaaggaggctattcagtctaTCGTACATGTGAAAGCCCTTTGAAAGAGCTTTCCTACTTATCCTGCTCTCCTCACACTCTATGTCCGTTCCTGTATCACACCCTTCCCATAGCTATGACGGTCAATTTGATCCTGATGATGACCACtggtctgtctgactgtgtgagggGTATTTGGGACATGACATGCACCCGGTGCAGTGTTGACCAGCTGCAGCCCAAATTATTATCCTATGGGCATTGAAGCCTTACTTGCCACCCTAAAATCTATCCTATCCCACTTCTGTCCTTCCATGCTCCcaatgtacaattgcaacacaAGACCAGATCATGGGCTTGGTGATGGGTTACGGGGGTTGGGTGGGCGGGGGttgtcacatttaggccagaccaggtaaaaatggcagtttccttcccttaagggcaacagtgaaccagatgggtttgtgaatttgtggattcattgtcatcattaaactcttaattccagattttattgggAGTTGGATATTGGGCTCTAAGGTGAGTTCAGGTTTCTTTGTGGCTCAGTGGATGCTCTTCTAGCCCTTGAGTATCCACTGTGTACGGTTTCATTTCCCCCTTTCTGTTCCCTGCTCAGAACCTTCTCCCCTTCATCTTCACCAGGCATCAATGCAAAAGAGAGATTTCCCAtgtctccctgtccctgactGGCAGTGGATAGAAGACTGTAATCATTCCATAGGCCTCCCCTCTCCAATGAAGGCATAATCACACAGCCTCCACTTGCCTCTAGAAGGCCCTGCCTCTGGCCATTCATTGGGTGGGCCCCTGTGGAATTTTACTGAAATGAAATTGCCCTGGACCCTTCCCCCTGCCCCTAAAAATCTCAGACCTTGTGTCCTCCTTGGTGTAGTGACTCCGCATTTCGTTCAACAATGAGAGTGGCGCAGCGGTGATGGGCTTTACTCACTCGGCCAGCAGGTCTTCAGGCTCCAGCAGTTGACCTCCACCTCCAGACATGTGGTGCAGTTTATAACGGTCGTCGAGTCCCCTAGATAGACACAGAACACAGCGCAAATTCAACAACAGCCAGAAACCAACCTAGGGTAAGTTGCTGGGCACCTTTACCACCCTCTTCTCCCGACCCGCCTTGACTGTCCAGGTGACAGGGAAGTGCGGAGCAGGTCAGGAGATATCTATGAAGTGGAGATAACTGTCGGATTAGTCGGAAGGGGCATTCTTAACCCCAGTAGCATTGGGTGCATGGCTGATGTTATCCTCTGTGGAAAGTAACTACAAGTTCCATCTGATGTCATGGGATTCCAGCCTGGCTAAAATTGTCGTTCGTTCACCTTCTTCATCCTCCTATCACCTTCTTCTTtctgtctgacacacacactcactcacacgtgcgcgctcacacactctccccaccaacACCCCACAATAAAGTGCTTCCCACTAAGATTCCAACTCCGCTTAGATGCATATCTGGGGCTCAGCAAAGCAACATGAAGAAAATGAACTGCAAATTTTTTGAGGATTCGTTTATCTAACCCAGCTTCTCGTGCCCAGGAGATTAACCTTCAATTCCTGGGGACCTCAGGATGCTATAACTCTCCCTAGAAGGTTGGCAAACCTGGCTGTACCAACATTTCCAGTATGCTTACACCATTTACCTTTTTCTTTAAGTAGGAAGGTAGCACTTTGAAACATTTTAGCTGTCACCAGCAGGCAAAGTTTCCAATTccagggtggctcagtgggtagcactgccggctcacagcaccagggacccgcatTCGATTCTAggctcgggcaactgtgtggagtttgcacgttctccccgtgtctgcgtgggtttcctccgggttctccagtttcctcccatcctgcacatctttggactatggtggactggccatagaaaatgcaggatTAAGGGATAGGATGGACGGGGGGGGGTTGGTCTAGTCGGGGTGctgtttggacttgatgggctgaatggcctacttacacTTTGTAGGGATTTTACGGTTTCCACTCATTGGAGTTGAAGGATCaaagtttttctctctctctcttagcaTGCTCTGAACAGAGACAGAATTAAGCCCAGGAGACTTCCTGATCTGTGTGACTCAAGACATGATGATTCTACTGGACTAAACTCATGGAGTAAGAATTCTGCTGGCTAATGTACAATGTTGTGATTTTTACATCCTTGCTCAATATTAGTTCCtgccacaaaaacaaagttgctggaaaagctcagcaggtctggcagcatctgtggaggagaaaacagagttaacgttttgggtccagtgactcagTTATGAGGAAGGTTCAtgggacccgaaatgttaaccctgttttttccttcacagatgctggcagacctgctgagcttttccagcaactttgtttttgcacctgatttacggcatccgcagttcttttggtttttattcattcctgCAAATTTGGCACAAACTCATTTTGACTGTGCACACTGAAATTCCCATAGCATTTGGTTTGGGCATGTTTCCATAGTTTATTTGAACTTCAGGCTGTCCACTCCACCCCATATCTGATAGCTTTCTGTACCCTAGAGTAGCTGGCTTTCAGGAGGCTGTAGGTTATACTCACTGCATTTGGGGGCGCACATGGCTGCAAGAAAAAAGAAAGAGTTTGATCAATGACCAAGAAGTTGCATTTCTTTAATGATTTAATGCACTAAATCGCCACAAGATAATGGGGGTATAAAATTCGAGACTGAGTCACATGAGCACATTTTGGGTCAGATGACTAAAAGCCTGGGCATGTGAGTAGGCTTTAAGGAGCATTtgaagggaggaagagagagagaggtttagggaAAAACCTCCAGAGCTTAGGGCACTATAAACGGCAGAGCAAAGGTCAACATGATGCATGAGCAGCTGCAGGCAGGGAGATACAGatgttggaggaggttacagcaTAGGGAGTGGTGAGGCCATGGAAGGTCATGGAAACAAGGATTAGCATTTTAAAACGCAGGAGTTGCTGGACTGGGTTAGCAGGTACATACACGATGGATGAACAAGTCAGGATACAGGTAACAGAGCTTTCAATTCACTCAGGTTTATCACCAATGTAATGCATTCTGACCTGGCTTGACCGAGAGCAAGTCTGGTCCTGCCCGCAAACCATACAGGAAACAAGGTGAAAATGTCCCACTTAATTTTTCATCTGAAAACCATGAGATTCTGTGTGGTTTGCTAAAGAgattttccttccttaaatgggAAGGAGGGTTTGTATTGATGGAGTGCCTTTCTCAACCGTGGACTGTTCCAAAATGCTTTGCAGCAAACTCTTACAAAGACCAATGAGATAGATGATGAGATAATCTATTATGTGGTGGTGCCAGCTGAGAGATAATTATTGACCAGGATGCCAGTGACGTTTCTCCTCTGTACATGAGCAGCATGGAATTTTTTACATCCACGAGGGAAGCCTTAGTTTAACTTTTTCAACTTAGAGATGGCACTTCCAACGAGGCAGCACACTCTCCATACAACACCAGGAGTACAGTGCTAGAGTTTGTGATCAGGTTTCTACGGCACGCATTGAACCCCCAATTTTCTGACACAGAGATGACCCACAGTTATGCTACAGTCAACTCAATTCAAATCCAGCAGCGGGAGAGTTATTGTGAATATGATGACCACTGTCTGTGAGCCAGAAGGTAAGAGGTTTGAGCCCCAGTGAGTGCATAATGGAGCACCAGCTCCCATTGTTGGATTAACATCTGGTGGTTACATATGTCTCTGTTGAATGTGGGTGGCTCCCATCTGCTTCTGCCCCATAAAGCAGAAGTGTGGTAGATGTAAGCTCTGAGAAAGTACTGTGAAAGTTATAAAAATAAGTTGACAAAGACAACAGGATCCCACCTTGGCAATTTTACCAAGTGAAAGTCGCTCATGCTTGAGGCTTGAGTGAAGATCTCTCTTCAGGATGACAACAATTATATATAAAAATCGTAACAATAAATGTCTTCTCACCTTCTTGGGTCAATTTTGGAAGTTTAACCTCATAGAGCCAATTCCAAAAGACAGGCAGGTCTGTCAGGGTCTGGTTGATCTCTGGGGAGGTAGATGCATATGCAGAGATCATGACAGTCATTCTCCAGACTAGCATCTTTGGTGTAATATACAGGTAGAAGAATAATTGTGCCTACCTATCACTCGTAGAACACGATGCACCTTTTCTGAGATCATGTCAATAAACACTTCATCTGAGCAGGAAAATAGCAGAATCCAATTTTCACCATTATTGAATAAAACTGACCTCTCATAACAGagctgatctctctctgcaccttctctttgGCTGTAACtctatattttgcattctgttctactaccctgatgtacttatataACGTATGATTTGTCTTGTTAGCATGCAATGCAATATTTTTCACTACATCTCCGGTAcaggtgacaataataaatcaaatcaaaattccGTCCTATAGAATCTCAGTAAACCCCTTCTTGTTCATTCCCACGGGTCAGAATTCCAATACATTTCATCTACTTGCTTTCTGTTATCATTATggggacctgctgtgttcatccagctctacaccttgttaactcataAGTCTGTCCCTCCCATTTTATAGAAAGACTCTAGAACCAAATCCTTTCCCATTACCTTCCCATTGTTTAGAGACAGAACAGGTCTGTCTGATTGAGGAGAGACCTCCACAAGAGAATGGGTCTTGGTCATAGACCGttcttgatgaagggtctgggcctgaaacgtcagccttccttgcccctctgatgctgcttggcctgctgtgttcatccagctctatgccttgttctctcggattctccagcatctgcagttcctattatctctgaagaaaatgATCTGT
This region includes:
- the LOC125448750 gene encoding sperm-egg fusion protein TMEM95-like — its product is MISEKVHRVLRVIEINQTLTDLPVFWNWLYEVKLPKLTQEAMCAPKCRDSTTVINCTTCLEVEVNCWSLKTCWPNRLDLNESIYLIVGLSAGSILIGCITLIFESRKFRAEVNQQFE